A region of the Coleofasciculus sp. FACHB-T130 genome:
CGTAAGAAATAATTTTCTTGATTGACATAGCGAATTGTGGCTGAAATTGCAGAGCATGATGAATTTTCCCACCCGATGAGACGTAGGAAAGTAGCAACGAGTTCTCCCCTGGATGGTTGAGACGAGTCATACTTTCACTGCTTGATGTCATCGAAAATTGGGCACCTCTCACCTCTGTAAGAATATCTGGAAACTTGTCAATTGCACCCTGTCGTTTCTCGTATGCTGATGTAGAAGCAGGAGGACTCGATGCCAAACGACAAACGAGAGGAAGGAAGAACCGCGCCTCGCCCCAATCGAGTGGGAGTTGCTCTGATAGCCGTCTCCGCAACGGGTTTTGCGACGCTGGCGATCTTCGCTAAGCTTGCCTATGCGGAAGGGTTAGATTTGTCCAGCACTCTGGCTTGGCGATTTACAGGCGCGGCAGTGGTACTCTGGGCGTGGCTGGTGTGGCGAGACGAGTGGCGCTTAAAACCGCAAGATGCGATCGCTGCCACCCTTTTGGGAGGTGTGGGGTATGCGATTCAAGCGACTCTGTTCTTTGGCGCTCTCGCTTATACCAGCGCTGGCGTTGCTGCTTTGCTACTTTACACCTATCCTGCCTTTGTCACTGTCTTGGCGTGGGTAATCGAAGGCGATCGCCCTGGATTCTACCGGAAGATTGCCCTCGGTTTAGCTCTCACGGGCTGTTTGCTGACTGCCGATTTGGGTGGAACCACCGTGCAGCCTTTAGGGTTAGGCCTGGGGATCGCATCGGGAGCCTGGTACGCACTTTATCTAACCTTTGGAGCGAGATTAGTGCGATCGCTCTCTCCGGTGACAACCAGCGCCTATCTGTCTCTGGGAGCCGCCCTCTCTTTTATGGGAGCCGCTTGTTTGGGGCGGGGGCTGATTATTCCCCAAACGAGCATTGCCCTAGGGACAATCGCCGGGTTGGCAGCGATCGCAACGGTGCTGCCCATCGTTACCTTGTTCGCGGGTATCCAGCGGCTGGGAACCTCCAGAGCTGCCATTCTCTCCACCATCGAACCCGTGGTGACGGTGCTGCTGGGAATCATTTTCCTAGGAGAGCAACTCGTAGGCAGACAAATATTGGGAGGGTTACTGGTAGTCAGTTCGGTGGTGTTAATTCAGGCGTTTCCTCAAGATTAGTCGCTTGATTTACCCTCGCAGGGGTCTTGACGCGATTTGATCCCTTTGCTAAGTTCATTGATGAATGGACTTATTGCATAAAAGTTAAACAAAAGAGTGATAAGTTCGATAGCGACCTAGAAGAAACTGGCTTTTGCCAGAATTCTCAGGTAAGCAGTAAATATTCAAATCAGGCATTTTCCCCCATGTTCATTAGCAGTTTTTACTTTTATTGGTTTAGGACGGTTCACCGGCAGTGAATCCAGTGCCCGCATTGGAACCGCCCGGTGAACCGCAGAGTAAAATCTGCGGTTTTTTGTTTTAAGGAGCAATTTTTCATCGTGATGACCTATTTCAGTAGCTGGTTTTATGGCTTTTATTTTTGGCCCACAAGTTCCGGGTAAATAGCGTCATGCCGATGAATCGTCTATAGCCCGGAAATACAAAAGGTTCCGGGCTTTTTTGTTGCCAAACTCTAACCTCCCCCTACCCTCTCCTACAAGGAAGGGGAAGAAACAATCTTTTAACTTCAAGGAGACTCAAATCATGATTAACGCCAAACTTGCCTCGCAATCCCACGCCAATCACCAAACTACTGTCAAACTTTCCGAACAAGTTTCCATCGGTGGGACGGAACTTGCGATCATCGGGGGGCCTTGTACAGTGGAAAGCTTGGAACAGATGGAAACGGTCGCTAGCCAACTCGCCGCAGCGCCCGTTCAGGCGCTGCGTGGCGGTGTCTACAAACCCCGTACCTCTCCTTATGCGTTCCAGGGAATGGGAGTGGAAGGACTCCAGATTTTGGCAGATGTGCGATCGCGTTATGGCATACCCGTCGTCACAGAAGTGATGTCAATTGGGCAAATAGAAGCTGTTGCGACTCATGCGGATATGCTGCAAATTGGGAGCCGTAATATGCAAAACTTCGATTTGCTGAAAGCTTTGGGACAAGCTGGCAAGCCAATATTGCTCAAACGTGGTCTAGCTTCTACGATTGAAGAATTTGTCATGGCGGCGGAATATATTTTAAGCCACGGCAATCCCGATGTGGTGCTGTGCGAACGGGGTATTCGCAGCTTCGATAACTATACGCGCAATGTGCTGGATTTAGGCGCGGTAGCTGCTTTGAAGCAGATAACCCACTTGCCAGTCATTGTCGATCCGTCTCATGCCGTCGGTAAGCGGGAATTGGTAGCACCTTTGGCAAAGGCAGCGATCGCCTGTGGTGCAGATGGCTTAATTATTGAGTGTCATCCAGAACCCGAAAAATCCGTTTCCGATGCTCGTCAGGCGCTTTCTTTAGAAGATATGGTGGAGCTCGTTCATAGTTTAAGACCTGTAGCCGCAGCGGTTGGGCGAAATATATCCGAAGTAGGGGCGGGTTTCAGTTTAAAACCTGCCCCTATTCATTTCTCTGCCAAGAAACCATGTGGACTAACGGCTTAATCCTATTGATTGATTCTGCCGCGATAGCAATCTTCTTTAAGTTATACGCGAGTATTCGCCCGCCTTGTAGAGACAAGGCGGGGGAGAAATCAGCAGGATTACATCACATCTTTATTTTTTGTTTTCACCCGCTCATAAAACTCCTCCATCACTTCAATAAAAGAACTATCTTTCTTCCAAAAAGGCGGAAAATCCCCCTGCTTTTTAATCAAAATTGCTGGCAAGCTTGCCAGCGATGCCACTTCAACAGTTTGAGGCAGTCGTTTAGTCCCCAGCCAAAATTCTCTATGATTTATCTTCTCCGTAACCGGGACTTTTTCCAGTGGAGTGTAGTAAGACGCGGAGGGTTCTAAAGGGATTTCTTTTGCTGTGAGTTCAGTGGATAAAACCTCTCCTAAAGGAGATTTTGCCAGTTCCGCTTGCAGTGCCTCTTTAGATAAACCTCTGAGTTCAAACAAGAGAAACGGATTGTGGTCTAGTTGGGACGCTACCAAGTAGTAGACACCCGCGATGTGTTTGCAGGGATTGGCGTAATCTGGACAAGAACAATTGGTTTTAAAATCTTTGCGATTGTGGGGGAGAAGATGCAATCCTAGGTCAGAAAAAGCATCTTCAATATTATCGGGAACTTCATTCATCAATAGCTTGGAGACAAAGCTAGCTTTTGATGAAATGTGTTTAATCGCCTTCGACCAACTGGATTTATCAATCCGTGTAATTTCAATATTGATAATATAGGTTGGCTCTTTATAAACTCCAAAATAGAGATTCACTGAACCTTTGACAACAGCATTAATTTCATTCTGGTCAATTTTGTAGTGGAGGACTTTCCCCCCATTCGCATAAGAACGTCCTCGTCCTAATCTCGAAGGATCGGTAAAAGCTTCTAAGGCTTGAATGAAGCGTTTTCCCCACCATGTACGGCTAAATTGAGCCATGATTACTCCAAAATTGCAGCTTTGTTCAGTGAAATCAGTTGTTTAAAGGCTTCGTTATCAAGTTCTGTCAGCCAAGCTTCATCGGTACCGACAACAGCAGAAGACAGCTTTTTCTTATCTTCAATCATTTTATCGATGCGTTCTTCCAAAGTCCCAATTGCAATAAATTTGTGAACAAATACATTTTTATTCTGACCAATCCGAAAAGCTCTATCTGTCGCCTGATCTTCAACGGCGGGGTTCCACCAGCGGTCAAAGTGAAAGACGTGATTTGCTTTCGTTAGCGTAATGCCAACACCGCCAGCTTTAAGAGAGAGAATAAACACCGATGGTTCAGTTTCGGGATTTTGAAATTCGGTAATCATTTGTTCTCGCTTGTTGCGGTTGGTGCCTCCATGAATGTAATAAGTGTTGTAGTGACAAGTATGCTTAAGGTATTTTTCTAGAGAGTCGCAGATTTCCTTGAATTGGCTAAAAATTAACAAACTTTCGCCTTCAGAAATGGCTTCCTCAACCATTTCTGCAAGACGGCTAAGTTTATGCGATCGCGCGGTTGAAAATTCGCTCCCATCTTGTAAAAATTGCGCTGGATGATTGCAGATTTGTTTCAGCCTCAGCAATGTTGACAAAATTAACCCTTTGCGCTGAATGCCTTCGGAATCATTGATTTTTTCGCTCACATCTTTGACGACAGCCTCATAAAGAGAAGCTTGTTCTTTTGTCAAATTGCAATATAATTTTTGTTCAACTTTATCTGGCAGATCGTTAATAATTGATTGGTCAGTCTTGACTCGACGTAAAATAAAAGGCTCTACCAATTTCTTCAAAGTCGTAGACTTCACCCGATTATTGTCTTTCTGAATCGGAATCTCAAAACCCTTACGAAATTGTGCTTCTTTACCTAAATAGCCAGGATTCAGAAAGTTAAAAATCGACCATAAATCCAGTAACCTATTTTCTACTGGGGTTCCCGTTAGTGCCAGTCGATGGTTAGCGGTCAATTTTAAAATTGCCTTAGTTTGAGCAGCTTTAGGATTTTTAATATTTTGCGCTTCATCCACCACCACTCGATGCCATTTTAGGCTGTGCAAAAGTTTTTCATCTTTTCGAGCCAAAGTAAACGATGTAATCACGACATCATGCTTAAGGCAAGCTTCTTTAAAATCAGCGACTTGTTGAATGCGGCTAGTGCCATGATGCACCATTGCTTGTAGATGAGGCGCAAATTTTTCGATTTCTTTTTGCCAATTTCCGACAACTGATGTCGGTGCAATTAACAAAGTTGGTAGGATTGAATCGGCAGATTCTTTTTCATTCACCAGCCGAGCAATGACTTGAACCGACTTACCCAATCCCATATCATCGGCAAGACAACCATTTAGACCGAGCGTTTCTAAATATTGCAACCAAGACACACCGCGTTTTTGGTATTCGCGTAAACTTCCTTGCAACCTTGGCGGATTTTGAACCGGCTCTAGTCTACTTTTATCCTCCAATTTCGCCATCATTTCTGACAATGTCTGGTCATGCTCGACTTCAATATCATCCTCCGCTGCTGCGGCTAATTTCATGAAATCTAACAAAGTCATTTCTGGCTGTTCTTTAGCCTGAGATTGCCAGAATTCCAACATCTGCTGCATCTTTTCTTGGTCTAGTTCTATCCACTGACCGCGAAATTGCACCAGCGGCGTTTTAGCTTTGACGAGTTGCTGCCATTCTTTTTGAGTAACCGGCTGACCGCCAATTGATAGCTCGTATTGATACTCAACAATCGCGTCTAAATTAAAGTATCCTTTGTTAGCAGCTTTGGATTTACCAACGCTTCGAGAAGACGTTTTCAGCCGAATTCTAGCTTTCCGACGACCATCCGGCGTCCACCAGGCGGGAACGATGACTTTGTAACCGGAATCTTCTAATACCCAGGCGCTTTCTTTGAGAAATTCAAAGGCTTCTTGCAGATTAAGTTGCAACCCGATTGGCTGGTCAGTTTCTAATCCCTGCCACAGTTTAGGATACATCCGCGCTGCATATCCCAAATTCAAAAGCAGATTATTTTCAAAATCTTTGCCAAAGTATTTTTGAATATCTTTTTTACTTTTCTGATTCAGCCGCCAATAATCCCCTAAAGAAAGTTTTAAGGATGGATCTTGTTTGGAGTTAGCCAAGAAAACAATTTGCCAGTTATCTGTTTCAGAGTTAGCTTCTTTTAACTGAAAGCAAAGGTCAAAATTTCCCGTATTTTGGCTGCGGGTTAGTTTAGCTTTCCAGCCATACCATTGTTTGTATTCTTCTAAAGCTTTTTCGGTAGTTTGCGGGTTTTTGCTGTCCGGATAGAAACAATCATAAAGGATGGTATCTGTAATCTGCTGATCGAATTTAGCAGTCGAGGGAGTATGGGTGACAATTTCATGCAACAGACATTCAGAAAAGTGACGGAGTAAGCTTTCTTTAGAAAAAAATTCTACTGTTGTCCTGGGTACGGAAGAACCGGCAACGCAGACTAGAGGCATATAGTCTGCATATCTTTGAATTAATGTTTCGTATTTTTCAGAAACAATCTCCCATCCTGAATAAATTTCAAAGGAATTAGCGGTTTGCTTGCGTTTTCCTTTGGTTACAGCAGGAAGTTCTCGATATTTGAGGCTGGGAATATATTGGTCTTTGAATATAATTTGTTTAAATGCTTGGGTATAGTGATACCAAAATAGAAGGTCTGAACCGATAATAATTTCACCAAAATTATGTAAAGCCAAGAAGTGAATATCGTTAAGCAGTTTAATAACATTATTGACCTTGGCATAGCTATAACTGCCGGTTTTCACCCTAGCGTTCACTTCATAGGTATCAATTTCCCAGTCCGTAAATTCTTCATAGTCTTCGTTAACTTCTTCTTCCAAATATTTAATTAATTCAGGAGAAGGAAGAGGCTGGTTGTTCGCGGTGGGAAGAGCAATGTATTGAGTAGAAATATTCTCGCTAATCTTATGATAGGGTGCTGTGGCGATTCCCAGTTCATTGGTTAGAAAAGCTTCCAAGTCGTCTTTGGCAAGATGGCTGGGATGGATGTTTTTTTGCGAGTTGCGGCGTTTTTTGAAAATTGGGGTTTCTACCCACAGGTAAAATGCACCTGTTTGTAGGAAATTAGCTTCTGCCTTAGGAATCCAAGTACCGTGGAGGATTTTCATAGGTAGATGCCTCAAGGAGAGTTTTCTGAAATTGTAGCGGGTTAAGGATGCGAACCTCTCGCAGAAGCCGTCCCTTGGGGACATGGCTTCTTATCTGTTGCAATATATTTAGTTGTTTGCGTCCCTACTGTCAAGTTTTCTAACTGGGTTCTGGATTAAAAAATGTAACGGTAAAAGTTAAAATCCGCGTAAAAGAGAGCTTTCTACAAAAAACAAAGATTGGTCTTAGAAAGGCAGCCAATATGCTAAACGGTTAATTTCAGTTGTAGCTGAGACTTTTGGAGGGATTCACCCTCTTGTGAATAGGCTTGTACAGATAGCCGTCGTGGTTGCTGTATACACAGTTACAGCCCGGAACTTTCCCACCAGAGATAGATGTTAGCCATGCTAGTAGTTGCACCTACAGACTGACAGCGGTTCTACCGCTAGCACGACAACATTTAAATTGGCGATTGTTATTCTGATTAAGGAAAAAAACACCGGATGGGCGTTATGCCGCAGTGGCCCAGAATCGGACATCAAAGAAGAGCGACGTCAGATGTCCGAACGGTTTAAATAACAAAAGGCCTAGAAGGTGTGGAGTTTTTGTCGCTTCCTCCACTTTGTTACTACCGAGGGGAGGCGCAACCCTCCATCAGAGCGGTCTTAGGTAGTAAACGCTTGTGCTGTAACAACTCATTGTCTATGCAAAAAAGCCTTGACTCCAAAAGGAGTCAAGGCTTTTCTGTCTGATTATCTTATCTGCATCCTAAATGATTTGTGAAGGCGAGATCCGCGATTTCCAGACAGAAGTTGGGGATCTCAAGGGCTGGCTCATTACTCAAATAAAATTGCTATATCTGCGATCGCTATTGGCAATTTTCTGTATTTCTTCAGCAATTTATTTTCGCTACCCTCAGCCCCTTTTTAAAATCTGTAGGCACAGCAGGCTCCCCAAACCTCTCTCCGACCCGGTAGAGGGGTTTTGAAGGGGAAGGGACTGGGTTAGATTTGCCAGGGCTTTGAGCGAATTAGAAAAACTTGCACCTGGCGTGGCTTATCTGGGAACAGGTTCATAGTTTGTTCCTTGCAACAATAATGAAACCAGCGGGGATGCCATGAGGGTAGTGATAATTGCCATAACGACCATGATGGTAAATAAGGTTGGAGTAATTACACCTTCCTCTAAACCAATGTTGAGGATAATTAACTCCATCAATCCTCGTGCGTTCATTAACGCCCCAATGGTTGCGGACTCGCGCCAACTTTCACCTGCGAG
Encoded here:
- a CDS encoding EamA family transporter, which gives rise to MPNDKREEGRTAPRPNRVGVALIAVSATGFATLAIFAKLAYAEGLDLSSTLAWRFTGAAVVLWAWLVWRDEWRLKPQDAIAATLLGGVGYAIQATLFFGALAYTSAGVAALLLYTYPAFVTVLAWVIEGDRPGFYRKIALGLALTGCLLTADLGGTTVQPLGLGLGIASGAWYALYLTFGARLVRSLSPVTTSAYLSLGAALSFMGAACLGRGLIIPQTSIALGTIAGLAAIATVLPIVTLFAGIQRLGTSRAAILSTIEPVVTVLLGIIFLGEQLVGRQILGGLLVVSSVVLIQAFPQD
- the aroF gene encoding 3-deoxy-7-phosphoheptulonate synthase, giving the protein MMINAKLASQSHANHQTTVKLSEQVSIGGTELAIIGGPCTVESLEQMETVASQLAAAPVQALRGGVYKPRTSPYAFQGMGVEGLQILADVRSRYGIPVVTEVMSIGQIEAVATHADMLQIGSRNMQNFDLLKALGQAGKPILLKRGLASTIEEFVMAAEYILSHGNPDVVLCERGIRSFDNYTRNVLDLGAVAALKQITHLPVIVDPSHAVGKRELVAPLAKAAIACGADGLIIECHPEPEKSVSDARQALSLEDMVELVHSLRPVAAAVGRNISEVGAGFSLKPAPIHFSAKKPCGLTA
- a CDS encoding SWIM zinc finger family protein; translated protein: MAQFSRTWWGKRFIQALEAFTDPSRLGRGRSYANGGKVLHYKIDQNEINAVVKGSVNLYFGVYKEPTYIINIEITRIDKSSWSKAIKHISSKASFVSKLLMNEVPDNIEDAFSDLGLHLLPHNRKDFKTNCSCPDYANPCKHIAGVYYLVASQLDHNPFLLFELRGLSKEALQAELAKSPLGEVLSTELTAKEIPLEPSASYYTPLEKVPVTEKINHREFWLGTKRLPQTVEVASLASLPAILIKKQGDFPPFWKKDSSFIEVMEEFYERVKTKNKDVM
- a CDS encoding DEAD/DEAH box helicase, giving the protein MKILHGTWIPKAEANFLQTGAFYLWVETPIFKKRRNSQKNIHPSHLAKDDLEAFLTNELGIATAPYHKISENISTQYIALPTANNQPLPSPELIKYLEEEVNEDYEEFTDWEIDTYEVNARVKTGSYSYAKVNNVIKLLNDIHFLALHNFGEIIIGSDLLFWYHYTQAFKQIIFKDQYIPSLKYRELPAVTKGKRKQTANSFEIYSGWEIVSEKYETLIQRYADYMPLVCVAGSSVPRTTVEFFSKESLLRHFSECLLHEIVTHTPSTAKFDQQITDTILYDCFYPDSKNPQTTEKALEEYKQWYGWKAKLTRSQNTGNFDLCFQLKEANSETDNWQIVFLANSKQDPSLKLSLGDYWRLNQKSKKDIQKYFGKDFENNLLLNLGYAARMYPKLWQGLETDQPIGLQLNLQEAFEFLKESAWVLEDSGYKVIVPAWWTPDGRRKARIRLKTSSRSVGKSKAANKGYFNLDAIVEYQYELSIGGQPVTQKEWQQLVKAKTPLVQFRGQWIELDQEKMQQMLEFWQSQAKEQPEMTLLDFMKLAAAAEDDIEVEHDQTLSEMMAKLEDKSRLEPVQNPPRLQGSLREYQKRGVSWLQYLETLGLNGCLADDMGLGKSVQVIARLVNEKESADSILPTLLIAPTSVVGNWQKEIEKFAPHLQAMVHHGTSRIQQVADFKEACLKHDVVITSFTLARKDEKLLHSLKWHRVVVDEAQNIKNPKAAQTKAILKLTANHRLALTGTPVENRLLDLWSIFNFLNPGYLGKEAQFRKGFEIPIQKDNNRVKSTTLKKLVEPFILRRVKTDQSIINDLPDKVEQKLYCNLTKEQASLYEAVVKDVSEKINDSEGIQRKGLILSTLLRLKQICNHPAQFLQDGSEFSTARSHKLSRLAEMVEEAISEGESLLIFSQFKEICDSLEKYLKHTCHYNTYYIHGGTNRNKREQMITEFQNPETEPSVFILSLKAGGVGITLTKANHVFHFDRWWNPAVEDQATDRAFRIGQNKNVFVHKFIAIGTLEERIDKMIEDKKKLSSAVVGTDEAWLTELDNEAFKQLISLNKAAILE